The Vigna unguiculata cultivar IT97K-499-35 chromosome 6, ASM411807v1, whole genome shotgun sequence genome contains a region encoding:
- the LOC114188809 gene encoding uncharacterized protein LOC114188809: MHLLSCFCILRKLTRSWRMAPLALLLLFSSYRLVGVIFLSLIFTSLTLLCSTIVFMWKHGRENVVPTRMHNHETVRHVKESDDVSDADHTPDCSDGTISDEDSLIEISLPSGHFVGHNQRPDSNFCTLQQKKRELSAHETLMELLAEFNEEENLIEIDIAMGSIKCSSF, encoded by the coding sequence ATGCATTTGCTTTCATGTTTTTGCATATTGAGGAAGCTAACACGGTCATGGAGGATGGCTCCCCTTGCACTTTTGCTGCTTTTTTCCAGTTACAGACTGGTTGGAGTAATATTCTTGTCTCTCATCTTCACATCTCTAACACTGCTTTGCTCAACTATTGTCTTCATGTGGAAGCATGGAAGAGAAAATGTTGTCCCAACCCGAATGCACAACCATGAAACTGTGAGACATGTGAAGGAAAGTGATGATGTTAGTGATGCAGATCACACGCCCGATTGCTCAGATGGGACAATTTCTGATGAAGACAGCCTCATAGAGATTTCACTTCCAAGTGGACACTTTGTGGGGCATAATCAGAGACCAGACTCCAACTTCTGCACTTTGCAACAGAAGAAGAGGGAATTATCAGCTCATGAGACCCTCATGGAATTGTTGGCAGAGTTCAATGAGGAGGAAAACCTAATTGAGATTGACATAGCCATGGGTTCTATCAAGTGCTCAAGCTTTTGA